attttgatactgaGGGAGTAAGATTCTAACCTCCCTAGAAATGCTGGctcttagggtgtgtttggtttgggAACGAAGTGGAAAGGAATGTAATGGCTCCATTCCACTAGAATGGGTTGGTTCCGTCCTTACGTTTGGTAGAAGGAATTCAGAGGAATGGAATGGTTACATTTGGGTGTTTGGTTTATGAGATGGAACCGAATGGATTTGTTCACCGCACTACTCAAATATTTACATCAAATACAAACAACACACATATACAGAGGTAAAATATCATGTAAATACAAGGAAATTCAGGAGGTAAAAAATCAGACGAGGATGTCGCTGGGCGTAATGGGGAGGACGAGGAtgtcttttttttttcaaaaaaaaggagGCGATGCAGGCGCGTGCGGGCGGGGATGCGCTGTGACTATCGGTGGAGAACGAACGCCGGCGTAGGAGACATGCGACGACAGAGGCAGGCTATGGCGGCGGAAGCCATGGCCGGCGGCGCAACGGTAAGAGCGTTCAGGCGGCGTGGAAGGAAGGGTCGGGAGGTAAGGAGGAgagaaagggaaagaaaggaaaggaGCAACGGCACGGCGGCATTGCTCACCGTCGTGTATGGGTCGGTCAGGTGAACCTCGGGAACAAGGGCAGCGGCGGGATTGGGAGGAGGGGCTAGCTCNNNNNNNNNNNNNNNNNNNNNNNNNNNNNNNNNNNNNNNNNNNNNNNNNNNNNNNNNNNNNNNNNNNNNNNNNNNNNNNNNNNNNNNNNNNNNNNNNNNNNNNNNNNNNNNNNNNNNNNAGGGAAGCGCTGGGTCAGGGCGAGACAAGGGACAGACCTCGCGCGCGAGCCGTTCCGCGTGGTACCGCCGATTTGGAGGAATCACTTGGTTCCGCATATCAGGGGTATATTCCCTCGCGAGGAACCATTCTGTTCCCTCTCTTTCGCAAACCAAACGCTGGAATCGCTGCCAGGTACGGGACCGACCCGTGACGTTCTACTTGATTCCACGAACCGAACACACCCTTAGTATGTCAGGTTTGGGGGTCGTTGATGGGCCCACTTGTAAGGGAGTGAATTGATGGGTGATTCTTTGAGGTGTACTTTTAGGTGAACGTGGTGCCAATATGCTGATTTTTGTGTTACATGCAAGAACAACACAACCACACATAATAGTTTCAACTTTGATGAAACACGCAACGAAGTAATCAGTCATAACATCCCTCCTAAAAAAGATCGGTCTAACTCATGATTGAAGGACAACGAGGCAAAGTGCACGTTACCCCATACATGTATGCAAGCAAACACTAAAGGTGTTAAGATGTTTTTTTTGGCAAAGGCCAACCAATAAAAAGACAAACACCCGGCTAAGAAAAATGTTGCTCAATCCGATCCAAAATAAAGTGTCGTGGTTAACCAAGACACATATTTTGGATTAGAGGGAATATAACGCATCAAAATATCCCTACACCTATACCTGGCCATCCCTCGGGCTGGGCCTAACCAAGCCCGACGCAGAAAACCCAGGCCCGGGCGTCGGGCCTAGAAATCAGGCCCAAGCCCGACTCGTCAGTGTAAAAGCTCGCTGGGCCTCAGGCCAGGCCTCTTTGTTAAATCGCAAATATGGCGGGCCCGGCCTGTGAGCAACGTCGGGCCAGGCTTTTTCGGGCCGGGTTGCCCATGGCCAGGTGTACCTACACCATAGTAATGTTCGACACAATGCATTGGCGAGTTGACACGTGTATTAGGTGAGTTAAGAAAGCATCCTACTAGGTGAATGAAATACAATATAAATTTATTCTCAAATTTAGAAAAAAATCATAGACATTCAATATGAAGTCAATAAATAACTAAGTTTTGGATGAACTGAAAAAGTGACATAAAATTTAGAATAAATTAGCAATTTAAGTTCATTTACGAGAAATGGGAAAATCATTGAAAAGATCAACACTGTGACAAGAGTGAGTGAGAGAAGATGTTTTAACATTCTTTTATGCTGCCTTAGATGAGCAAGTGGCACAAGAAACTAATAACACAAAGATCAACATGTATGACATCGATATTGCAATAATAGAGAAAAAAGCAACTATAATATGGTTGATCAAAGGAAGAGAAGATTATATATTTCACCTCTGGTCATAGTTTCACAAAACAATATAGAAATACCACTAAAGATGTGAGACGAGGAGTAGAGGAGGAAAATCAGGAGAGGATGAACCTCATAATTTTGCATTACAATTTATAGGCTCTATGTCATCTTACCTCAACGCATACATTTCTCTCCATCATCCATATCGAGTGAGAAGAGTAAATATGGAAAACTAAAGCATGTGTGACGAAGTCACAAGTTTATATGGACTTTTCTGAACCAAGAGATGGGTTTGCCATAAAAGGTTATATGTAAAAGTAAATTAAATCTACAGGGACTATGCGTCAAGGTGAAAACCAGAACTACCACTAAAGTTGTAAACCCCGATGTCACATGaagtttttctctttttttgcgcggaagtttttttttttgagatttttACCGCGTCAAATTTTAAAAGTAGACGACCCAAGCCCAAGACATGATAGGCCCAGCCCGGCCTGGCCCATCAACAGGCCTCCTAAGCCTCTAACCCTACCCAGCATTCACCCACTCCGCTGCCGAAGCGGCGGCGAGGAATGGCTTCCTCAAAGAGGCGCCGGACGAGCACCTCGCCGtcggccaccgccaccaccaccaccacgacctCCTCCACAAACACTGCCTCGGCGTCGCCGTACTTCCTGCCGGAGCTGATCCCGTCGGTCGCGAGCCGCCTGACGACCCTCCAGGACTTCTTCGCCCTCCGCGCCGCCTGCCGCGCCTACCGGGATCTCCTTCGGCCGTCGCCGGCCAACCTCGCCTCCCAGGCTCCGCTCCTCCTCTTCCCCCGCATGGCCTCTGCCTCGGGGGCCCTCTTTCACGTCCCCCTCCGCCGCATCCTCCGCTTCCGCCTCCCCTGCACCGACCACAGCCTCACCGAGTTCTACTCCTCCGGCTACCGCGTCGCCATCCAGGACCGCGACCGCTATGACACCCACCGCGAGCTCCGCATCCGCCACCTCCTCACAGGCGAGCGAGCCCGCCTGCCCGATTCCCCGGAACCGTGCTACTCTGAAGAAGTCGTCTTTTCTGGCGACCTCGTTGTCACCTTCAGGAAGCTCTGCCGCGTCCTCTACTACTGCCACATTGAGGATGATCACTGGCAGGCAGCGCGCTGCGATGTAGGCCACCTGGTTTACGATCTGATGTTCGTGAAAGGCACCCTCTATGCGCTGATTTACAATCACCCACATTACCGCCTCGCTGTCGTCGAGCTTGACAAGAACTCTGCGGTATTGTCGTTTCTTGGAGATAAATTGAGTGTGCCGGACGATAATTGTCCAAGGTTCTGGCTAGCGGAGCGGTGTGGTGAGTTATTGCTCATTGTAAGGGTGGAGTACAATCCATGGGTGTACCATGTTTTCTGTCTGCAATCCGGGGAGGGGAAGTGGGTGAGGACTACTAGCCTTGGTGGTTGCAGCTTGTTCTTTAATTGGCATGAGTTTGCCGGTTGCCTTGGTCCAGACCATCCGGCAGTTCGAGGGGACTGCTTGTACTTCACTGGGTACTCTGGGAAGTGGAGCGAGTATTCTTTGGTTGATGGGTCTTATCATGAATTCGTTATAGACCACCCAGGGCGAACTGAGGATTATGGGTCTCCGGTTTGGGTCCTTCCAAGCATTTCCTGATGCAGTACAATGGGGTATCATAACTGTCCAGAAGCTCTCAAGGTACATTTGCTCCCTACTAGTGACTAGTTACAGTCATTTAGTTTGATATTTTCTGTTTGTTAATCAAAATATTCAAATGACTATTTAGCAGCAAATCCAGAAGGATGAGTTTAAATTAAGATTATAACATAAGTGGGTGATGGTACAAATGATTTCTAGAGATGGCTTTTATTCGTCAAGGTCGTGAGTCCAATGTCGACGCTATTGTTTAGCTAAGTCGTCGCTGTCTTGGAACTTTGCCTGATAAGTGACTTTGAAAGGTTGACAAGTGTAATTTTTGCTGCTGCAAAGATTCCACCCCCCATTTTTTGAGATAGTGGAGCGCTCATGCCAAGTGGTGTCTATAACAGTATGTTTGGAGTACCGTTGTTGTTGCTGTGCATGTGCATGGATTACCGTGTCCTGTTAAGATGAGGATGTATGTGCGTGGGTGTTGAGTTTTAAGTGGGCAGGGGAGATGTTTAGTTTCTGCTATAGTTGTAGCATCGCTTTGGGACTCGTTGTGAAGTCAGGAATAATGCTTGCTTCAGTAGTATGTATCCTGCAGAACCTAATGCTGCTATTTCCACGGTGCTCATATGTGCTGTCTTCTTTGTCTGCATTGCAGGAGAGAAATTAACCTGCGAAGCAAACTGCGCTTCGGGTTGATCAAAGTTGGCTATTGGATGCAACATTATTGTGGTGGCACCAGAAATCTTGGACAAGGGGCCGTTCTAGTATAACCGTATTTTTATTTTTCGAGATAGCGAACTGCTCATGCCAACTGGGGTCTATAACAGTATGTTTGGAGTACCATTATGATGTGTCTATAACAGTATGCTTGGGCTCTAGATGCTTTGTGCCTGTGGTCTGTATGTAACATGATGGTGAAGAGAATTGTGGTATTTTGGTTTGGCTGGTTAGTAGTAGTGCTTCATTCAGCTGTTGGGCTGGTACTAGTTTCTCTCGCTTTGCTGCACACGTTTTTGCGTAAACGAGCAACTGTGTGTCTATGAAGTGAAGTTGACTGCAATGAGCTCTTGTAATTGCCTGGAAAAGAAGTTTTGCTCTTTGAGCTGCTTTAGGTTGTAGATTAGTCTATTAGTGACTAAAGCACACAAATGCAAAAACCAAAATCTGCCGTTCAAAAGCActggcatatactccctccgttcctaaatatttgtctttctagtcatttcaaatggactaccatatacatccgtatgtagacatattctagagtgtagattcacttattttgctccgtatgtagtcacttgttgaaatatctagaaagacaaatatttaggaacggagggagtaggaggtAAAATGCCATTGgaagtgctaaaaatattttaagaAAATGCCTCTTAATAATGCAATACCAGCAGGGTATACCCCAAATATGTGTCCTTCGTGTAACTATACACTTATAAACATCAGTTATTTACATGTCCATTTACATGCCATCATACATACAATGTACATAAGAATTGTATTGAGGAACACATGAAACAGAGTTCTTCAATTCTGCTTTTGGTTTGGATACTCTCTTGGTCCGAATATTGTTGACCCAACCCTCACATTTGTGCTGCCCAGCTCTATCTGAACACAGATAGCAAAACAGGAAATGTCAAAATTGCTCTGAGGACTAATGGAGGTCCAAGAATCGTACTATGTTCACACCAAAACTCTGGTTTTAATGGGATGGGATGTTCGAAAACCCCACATAAACATGAGAGATTAATGTTTTCTTACCGCTTGCTCAAAGTCACCGGACATTCCCATGGAGAGTTCAAACCGTTCTGTCGGTATCCCAAGGGCCTTGCAAACTTCAAGCTTACAATTTGCCAATGCCTGTATTCAGATCACACAAAACATCTTGTAAAAGTCAACCCAACACAGAAGGAGCATTCGTGATGACATCATAATAGAAAGCCACCTTAAAATTTTCCGGTGTTGAGGAGTAATCTTTCATCCCTATTGTCATGAGTCCTGACAGTATTAAGTTTGGGCAAGCTAGTTTCACATGCTTAGCAAGCTCCACACATTTAGAAGGATCGATACCAGATTTTGCTGAATGAAAACAGAAGTGTAACATCAGTGGATTCATCATCGCGAAGAAAGCCATCTATAATATAATCATAAAGAAAAGCAATATATAGCAGCATGGCAGCGACTTGAATCAGGAGAAAAGTTTGAATATATTTTAAGGCATGGCTTCTGAAGTAATGAAACAAATCTAGCTATTTTATAACATGGCTTCTGAAGTAATAAAACAAGTCTAGAAATATTACGGCAGTTTAAAGATTGTACCATAAATGCAGTTAACTAATGTTTCACAAATTATGGCAGTTTAAAGATATGTCCTTGAACAAAAATTAGGTGACTGGGTCAATTGAATATCTTTTCTGAACTCACATTCTTCTCCACTGGTGTTTACTTGCACCATAACTTTCAAAGGCTCCCTCCCCAAGCTAACAACAGCACGATCCAGATGATTAGCAATCTGAAAGAATGCCAACATTATGTAATACTCAGACGGAGAAGATAAGGATGAGCTCATATATAAC
The Triticum dicoccoides isolate Atlit2015 ecotype Zavitan chromosome 3A, WEW_v2.0, whole genome shotgun sequence genome window above contains:
- the LOC119270480 gene encoding uncharacterized protein LOC119270480 translates to MASSKRRRTSTSPSATATTTTTTSSTNTASASPYFLPELIPSVASRLTTLQDFFALRAACRAYRDLLRPSPANLASQAPLLLFPRMASASGALFHVPLRRILRFRLPCTDHSLTEFYSSGYRVAIQDRDRYDTHRELRIRHLLTGERARLPDSPEPCYSEEVVFSGDLVVTFRKLCRVLYYCHIEDDHWQAARCDVGHLVYDLMFVKGTLYALIYNHPHYRLAVVELDKNSAVLSFLGDKLSVPDDNCPRFWLAERCGELLLIVRVEYNPWVYHVFCLQSGEGKWVRTTSLGGCSLFFNWHEFAGCLGPDHPAVRGDCLYFTGYSGKWSEYSLVDGSYHEFVIDHPGRTEDYGSPVWVLPSIS
- the LOC119270481 gene encoding pyridoxal phosphate homeostasis protein-like isoform X2, producing the protein MAAAAAEGAAAPVAAAMRAVLARAGRAAERSGRAAEAVRVVAIGKTKPVSLLRQLYDAGHRCFGENYVQEFVTKAPQLPEDIRWHFVGHLQSNKVKSLVGNEKIANHLDRAVVSLGREPLKVMVQVNTSGEESKSGIDPSKCVELAKHVKLACPNLILSGLMTIGMKDYSSTPENFKALANCKLEVCKALGIPTERFELSMGMSGDFEQAIELGSTNVRVGSTIFGPREYPNQKQN
- the LOC119270481 gene encoding pyridoxal phosphate homeostasis protein-like isoform X1 yields the protein MAAAAAEGAAAPVAAAMRAVLARAGRAAERSGRAAEAVRVVAIGKTKPVSLLRQLYDAGHRCFGENYVQEFVTKAPQLPEDIRWHFVGHLQSNKVKSLVAAVPNLDMVEGVGNEKIANHLDRAVVSLGREPLKVMVQVNTSGEESKSGIDPSKCVELAKHVKLACPNLILSGLMTIGMKDYSSTPENFKALANCKLEVCKALGIPTERFELSMGMSGDFEQAIELGSTNVRVGSTIFGPREYPNQKQN